One window from the genome of Nitrosospira multiformis encodes:
- a CDS encoding aminopeptidase, producing the protein MALRISCALTLNIAVGLAVVLGGCANLGYYAQAVDGHLDIRHRTRPISAIITDPGTNEALKRSLTTVVRLREFAIGELKLPDNQSFTTYADIGRPYAIWNVSAAPELSLELEKWCFVAAGCVSYRGFFSKIEAERFAEELRTKGYDVTVGGVRAYSTLGWFKEPILNTFLGYSDTELAQLIFHELAHQVVYVRDDSTFNESFATAVELEGIGRWLSDNGTNEQRAAFEAAQKRKAASAEIMLDYRKRLETLFASDMSTAEKRIAKTGIYAELHEKLSGLQATKTVSSNYGRWLAQHLNNAYLASISTYTRLVPAFQALLAQQNGNMGQFYEMVKEISHLPEPERALLLHQAESGSQTTANSGP; encoded by the coding sequence ATGGCTTTGAGAATTTCGTGCGCGTTAACGCTTAATATTGCCGTAGGTCTTGCCGTTGTGCTGGGAGGTTGTGCCAATCTCGGCTATTACGCGCAAGCGGTGGATGGTCATCTTGATATCCGGCACCGCACGCGGCCCATTAGTGCGATTATCACCGATCCCGGCACTAACGAGGCATTGAAACGCTCCCTCACCACGGTAGTCAGGCTGCGCGAGTTTGCAATCGGTGAACTTAAACTCCCGGATAATCAGAGTTTTACGACTTACGCTGACATTGGGCGCCCCTATGCAATCTGGAATGTATCCGCCGCCCCGGAGCTTTCTCTGGAGCTTGAGAAATGGTGTTTCGTGGCGGCAGGGTGTGTTAGCTATCGCGGCTTTTTCTCAAAAATTGAAGCGGAACGCTTTGCGGAAGAACTCAGAACAAAAGGTTATGACGTAACGGTCGGCGGAGTCCGTGCCTACTCCACGCTAGGCTGGTTCAAAGAACCTATACTCAATACCTTCCTGGGCTACTCCGATACTGAACTCGCCCAGCTGATATTCCACGAACTTGCACATCAGGTGGTGTATGTGCGCGATGACAGTACTTTTAATGAATCCTTTGCAACCGCGGTCGAACTGGAAGGCATAGGCCGGTGGCTGAGCGATAACGGGACAAATGAACAACGAGCGGCATTTGAGGCGGCACAAAAAAGGAAAGCCGCTTCCGCCGAAATAATGCTGGACTATCGCAAAAGGCTGGAAACACTTTTTGCCTCAGACATGAGTACGGCGGAGAAACGCATAGCCAAGACGGGCATTTATGCCGAGCTACACGAAAAGCTCTCTGGGTTGCAGGCCACCAAAACCGTATCCAGCAACTATGGCCGATGGCTGGCGCAACATCTCAATAATGCGTATCTCGCGTCGATCTCAACCTATACGCGTCTGGTGCCTGCATTCCAGGCGCTTCTGGCGCAGCAGAATGGGAACATGGGTCAGTTTTATGAGATGGTAAAAGAAATAAGTCATTTACCGGAGCCGGAACGGGCTTTGCTACTGCATCAGGCGGAGTCGGGTAGCCAGACCACCGCCAATTCAGGCCCGTAA
- a CDS encoding Kazal-type serine protease inhibitor family protein, which translates to MLIYALLMGLALLINTSASAQNSNESRAINITVGSTHGGVDNAALQLVRKTVGRAVGANTINIYYVYYPRVGGPASMEAGLSACVEAAFDTTAEKFNDLIKQLRSIHPRAGTFLNVELTERCREMEPSEPFNCGGVLGAICSDAQYCKIGTGQCKIAEAQGTCKIIPTICTHEYKPVCGCDGETYGNECEAARAGVSLDHYGKCKMPEELMR; encoded by the coding sequence ATGTTGATATATGCTTTACTGATGGGATTGGCTTTACTCATCAATACATCCGCTTCCGCGCAAAACAGTAATGAGAGCCGCGCCATTAATATCACCGTCGGCAGCACCCACGGAGGCGTGGATAACGCGGCCTTGCAATTGGTTCGGAAAACAGTCGGCAGGGCCGTGGGTGCTAATACTATCAATATATACTATGTATATTATCCCAGGGTGGGAGGCCCTGCCTCAATGGAAGCCGGATTGTCCGCATGCGTGGAAGCGGCTTTCGATACAACAGCGGAAAAATTCAACGATCTGATCAAGCAATTGCGTTCCATCCATCCCCGTGCAGGAACCTTTCTCAACGTGGAGTTAACCGAACGCTGCAGAGAAATGGAACCGAGCGAGCCATTCAATTGTGGGGGCGTGTTGGGCGCGATATGCTCTGATGCACAGTATTGTAAAATTGGTACCGGGCAATGCAAGATTGCCGAGGCACAAGGAACTTGCAAGATTATCCCTACGATTTGTACTCACGAATACAAACCCGTTTGCGGCTGTGACGGAGAGACTTATGGAAACGAATGCGAAGCAGCGCGCGCTGGTGTTTCCCTCGATCATTACGGAAAATGCAAGATGCCGGAAGAGCTGATGCGGTAA
- a CDS encoding lipase family alpha/beta hydrolase, translating into MTGAAADQDTVVLVHGLWMHGWVMRLMGMRLQRCGFHPVFFSYPSMRNSLSQNALLLSNFVANIAAPRVHFIGHSLGGLLVLQMLAEYPQQRIGRVILAGSPYNGSRVATKLSRIAPGRYILGRSMPQWLSQEIPERNDQCELGVIAGHKSIGGGRLISRLPHPNDGVVAVEETKMPGTSDEIVLNVSHSGMLLSAVLVRQACSFLRVGHFLRNPELSL; encoded by the coding sequence TTGACAGGGGCAGCCGCCGATCAAGACACCGTCGTGCTCGTGCATGGGCTGTGGATGCATGGCTGGGTGATGCGATTAATGGGAATGCGGCTACAGCGCTGCGGCTTTCATCCTGTCTTTTTTTCCTATCCTTCCATGCGCAACTCGCTGTCGCAAAATGCGTTATTGCTATCAAATTTTGTTGCAAATATTGCCGCGCCGCGCGTACATTTTATCGGCCATAGCCTGGGTGGTCTTTTGGTACTGCAGATGCTTGCAGAATATCCTCAGCAACGAATTGGCCGCGTTATTCTGGCGGGGAGTCCCTATAACGGCAGTCGCGTGGCGACGAAGCTTTCACGAATCGCACCGGGACGATATATTCTCGGACGCAGCATGCCGCAGTGGTTGAGCCAGGAGATTCCCGAGCGGAATGACCAATGCGAACTCGGAGTGATCGCGGGCCACAAGAGTATCGGCGGCGGCAGGTTGATATCCCGGTTACCGCATCCCAATGACGGTGTGGTGGCGGTTGAAGAAACGAAAATGCCGGGCACAAGCGACGAGATAGTGCTCAACGTGAGTCATTCAGGAATGCTTCTATCCGCCGTATTGGTTCGTCAGGCATGCTCATTTTTACGAGTCGGCCATTTTTTACGTAATCCGGAATTGTCACTCTGA
- a CDS encoding OprO/OprP family phosphate-selective porin yields the protein MTAAYAFTIETKGGPKIKSNDGNFEMVFGARAHLDVHSFNDDKPNPGYPPFGSQVPDSHPDGGFNFRRGYTDVTVRYYDLSFKFQNDFAAGTFPGSLREAWVGAKLGPGQLTIGQFKPYRGMEELASSNEITMMERPSTTSTGIYAGRQWMMGVGYKGLYANKFGYGVDIMSLAHTDMPIAGSSYGGRLFWVPFAEEGNTLHFGFSYSVDDASSESLAAKVVDVYGGRRGISKSLGIAGAGIGSSGDNKQFTFEAEAAYSLGPVTLQGEYANSRLDNTHVVGGAQKDSTVQAYYVQASWFVTGERSIYRKERGAFGKPKPISKWGALELAIRYDLAENLNQSLTADPCRTGTSKCQVQVITLGTNWYVREGLRFMLNYYLTDAVIGNAGAGTPDRKDTLSVISFRTQLSF from the coding sequence ATGACTGCAGCTTATGCATTTACCATTGAAACCAAAGGCGGCCCCAAGATCAAATCCAACGATGGTAATTTTGAAATGGTCTTCGGTGCTCGCGCCCATCTCGACGTGCATTCATTCAACGATGACAAGCCAAATCCTGGCTACCCTCCTTTCGGTAGCCAAGTACCCGACAGCCATCCGGACGGCGGTTTCAACTTCCGCCGCGGCTATACCGATGTGACGGTCAGATACTATGATCTGAGTTTTAAATTCCAGAACGATTTCGCTGCCGGCACTTTTCCTGGCAGTCTCCGTGAAGCTTGGGTTGGGGCCAAGCTCGGTCCAGGCCAGCTCACAATCGGCCAGTTCAAGCCTTATCGCGGCATGGAGGAATTGGCAAGCTCAAATGAGATTACCATGATGGAGCGTCCTTCCACCACATCGACCGGTATCTATGCCGGGAGGCAGTGGATGATGGGCGTAGGTTACAAGGGCCTCTATGCAAATAAGTTTGGCTATGGTGTAGATATCATGAGCCTGGCGCATACCGATATGCCGATTGCAGGGTCAAGCTATGGTGGCCGCCTCTTTTGGGTACCTTTTGCAGAGGAGGGCAATACTCTTCACTTTGGGTTCTCTTACAGCGTGGATGATGCGAGCTCCGAGTCGCTTGCCGCGAAAGTCGTCGATGTTTATGGCGGACGCCGCGGAATCAGTAAATCCTTGGGTATCGCAGGCGCCGGTATAGGCTCATCAGGCGATAACAAGCAATTCACTTTCGAAGCGGAAGCGGCATACTCCCTCGGACCGGTGACCCTGCAAGGAGAATACGCGAATTCAAGGCTTGACAACACGCATGTAGTAGGCGGGGCGCAGAAGGATTCCACGGTACAGGCATACTATGTGCAAGCCAGCTGGTTTGTGACCGGCGAAAGATCGATTTACAGGAAAGAGCGGGGGGCCTTTGGCAAGCCAAAACCGATCAGCAAGTGGGGCGCACTCGAACTTGCCATACGTTACGACCTGGCGGAGAATTTAAATCAGAGCCTGACCGCGGACCCTTGCCGCACCGGCACTTCAAAATGCCAGGTCCAGGTCATTACGCTGGGTACCAACTGGTATGTTCGGGAAGGTTTGCGCTTCATGCTGAATTACTATCTTACCGACGCTGTAATCGGCAATGCTGGTGCCGGCACTCCAGATCGGAAGGACACCCTCTCCGTAATTTCTTTCCGTACTCAGCTAAGCTTTTAA
- a CDS encoding PEP-CTERM sorting domain-containing protein produces MIRKLAAIIGIMFIAPAQATPLDTASWAHWTSSANGNFTQGSNTINVTYAGNTFGVDYGSYIYNVPTSFTSAEVTNTPETNGTLLMTGGTNEINGFHFSQAVVDPIISLFSVGQSGLPVTFNFLNDATFSIVSQGAGNWGGGLLTQSGSSITGWEGNGLLKFIGTYTDILFTIPNYEYFYGATVGAIDAIPPASVVPEPATYTLILGGIGLMGWTAHRRKQGVILDSHKNAPSFL; encoded by the coding sequence ATGATAAGAAAACTTGCGGCTATTATCGGCATCATGTTTATTGCGCCTGCTCAAGCAACACCTTTGGATACGGCCAGCTGGGCTCACTGGACATCATCAGCGAACGGCAATTTTACCCAGGGATCGAACACCATCAATGTCACCTACGCTGGAAATACGTTTGGAGTAGATTATGGTTCATATATCTATAATGTTCCGACCTCATTTACCAGTGCCGAGGTGACAAATACTCCAGAAACAAATGGAACGCTCCTGATGACCGGTGGTACAAACGAAATAAACGGTTTTCATTTTTCTCAGGCGGTGGTTGATCCCATCATAAGCCTTTTTAGCGTCGGACAATCAGGCTTACCCGTCACGTTCAATTTTCTGAACGATGCGACATTCAGCATAGTAAGCCAGGGGGCAGGTAATTGGGGGGGCGGTTTACTCACCCAGAGCGGCAGTTCCATTACCGGCTGGGAGGGTAATGGACTGCTCAAGTTTATCGGAACTTATACCGACATCCTTTTCACAATTCCTAATTATGAGTATTTTTATGGTGCCACTGTCGGTGCGATAGATGCCATTCCTCCCGCAAGTGTTGTTCCTGAGCCCGCCACATATACGTTGATCTTGGGAGGCATAGGATTAATGGGCTGGACGGCTCATCGAAGAAAGCAAGGCGTCATACTGGACAGCCACAAGAATGCGCCATCTTTTTTGTAA